The proteins below are encoded in one region of Marinobacter sp. F4206:
- the cysK gene encoding cysteine synthase A: MARIYEDNSLSIGNTPLVQLNRVSDGATIWAKIEGRNPAYSVKCRIGSAMIWDAEKRGTLKPGMTIVEPTSGNTGIALAFVAAARGYKLILTMPSSMSLERRKVLKALGAELVLTEPPKGMPGAISKAEEIYSSDPDNYFLPQQFQNPANPRIHEDTTGPEIWHDTDGEIDIFVSGVGTGGTLTGVSRYIKETRGKKITTVAVEPADSPIITQTLNDEEPTPAPHKIQGIGAGFVPKNLDLELVDQVETVTNEEAMDMAHRLMQEEGILCGISCGAAVVAAVRVSKQPEHKGKNIVVVLPDSAERYLSSALFADRFGDLENKQ, translated from the coding sequence ATGGCACGCATCTATGAAGACAACTCCCTATCCATTGGTAACACCCCGCTGGTTCAACTGAACCGGGTGAGTGACGGGGCAACCATCTGGGCCAAGATCGAGGGCCGCAACCCGGCCTACTCCGTGAAATGCCGCATTGGCTCGGCGATGATCTGGGATGCGGAAAAACGGGGCACGCTCAAACCCGGCATGACCATTGTGGAGCCGACCAGCGGCAACACCGGTATTGCGCTGGCGTTCGTGGCAGCAGCCCGCGGCTACAAGCTGATCCTCACCATGCCCTCCTCCATGAGTCTGGAGCGGCGCAAGGTACTGAAGGCACTGGGCGCAGAGCTGGTCCTGACCGAGCCACCCAAAGGCATGCCCGGCGCTATCTCGAAGGCCGAGGAGATTTATTCCTCCGATCCGGACAACTACTTCCTGCCCCAGCAGTTCCAGAATCCGGCCAACCCGCGCATTCATGAAGACACCACAGGGCCGGAAATCTGGCACGACACCGATGGCGAGATCGACATCTTCGTTTCCGGCGTTGGCACCGGCGGCACCCTCACCGGTGTATCCCGCTACATCAAGGAAACTCGGGGCAAGAAAATCACCACCGTGGCCGTTGAGCCTGCCGACTCCCCCATCATCACCCAGACCCTGAACGACGAAGAGCCGACTCCCGCCCCTCACAAAATCCAGGGCATCGGAGCCGGTTTCGTGCCCAAGAACCTGGATCTGGAACTGGTGGACCAGGTGGAAACCGTCACCAACGAAGAAGCCATGGACATGGCCCATCGGCTGATGCAGGAAGAAGGCATCCTGTGCGGTATATCCTGTGGTGCTGCGGTGGTCGCGGCAGTGCGAGTCAGCAAGCAGCCGGAACACAAGGGCAAGAATATTGTCGTGGTACTGCCGGATTCGGCGGAGCGATACCTGTCGTCGGCACTGTTTGCCGACCGTTTCGGGGATCTGGAGAACAAGCAGTAA
- a CDS encoding YdcH family protein has product MSLEKHDLLHELPESKEAIHLLKANNGHFARLFDEYHELDHEIHRIESGAENTSDEYLENQKKQRLSLKDQLYTMIREYEADAAS; this is encoded by the coding sequence ATGTCCTTGGAAAAACACGATCTGTTGCACGAACTGCCTGAGTCGAAAGAAGCCATTCACCTGCTCAAAGCCAACAATGGCCACTTTGCCCGGCTGTTTGATGAGTACCACGAACTGGACCATGAGATTCACCGGATCGAATCGGGTGCAGAAAACACCTCTGATGAATACCTCGAAAACCAGAAGAAGCAGCGCCTGAGCCTGAAGGATCAGTTGTACACGATGATTCGGGAGTACGAGGCAGACGCCGCCAGCTGA
- a CDS encoding transporter substrate-binding domain-containing protein has protein sequence MSDWFAPRSNNYLTWLGLTFLAVLGLCVSNATHGAEESTPSDTVSIGIVADNKPYSFFEGRTTSGFSADVLKEIEANSGIQFEFRAGNWPELYEAFLAGQLDAIDSISYREDQTDRILFTEPYHIRQTYLMQDSGRPIGDIKSLADLEDLRVGVVEDVYYRDLLVGSGIDVRTYDSIPSLVRALAFGWVDVIVGPRLSMKYQANIAGLYFLSIVGAAPLGPQSQEDLRIGVRKDNPELFRRIQLGLGAIPESRKAELLQRWREFGGTSISESLKFKLSDSEQLFISQLGPVRVGLMGDYAPFSFKAGGKLQGLSVDVLNRLSDLTGLQVIPVSGTWSELFPMLQDGTIDVLGNMSLTEKRQAFTQFTAPYYIIPNVAFTRDGGLDFKGLNSLSGYTVGITSDIYYQDEVLRIVGANTKVFDSQEAMFQALEHDRVDVVLAALPNGNFWVQELRIPGVRIAGELVFEDHPGEDLRFGVRASLAPLADILNQALAAISPMEMRTIEDRWLGASKATESRGMAELRLSPEEQAWLDQRNRSVSYCIDNDWMPLEGLDSSGNHVGLSAEAFRLFSESSNIRFELVKTDSWPESLEAVEERRCDMLALAMKTPDRTRFLNFTTPYLQVPNIILGRIEAPFIENVGDLRDKRVGLVKGYAFAELLQYRYPGLKLVEVENETEGMKLLQDNELAGYVTTLATASYHMQELGLADVKVIGRIPADWSLSVATRSDQPTLLGIMQKLVDSLTPEERSSLESYWRDIKIEQSVDYRLVWQLVGIAVIGAALMFYWNRKLNRLNRQLASANDALARLSVTDDLTQLGNRSYFDREFRKSFQWCQRNRDGFAVAMVDADLFKSINDTYGHEAGDHCLKTLADTMRRHFRRETDRLSRFGGEEFVIFTTYQDRKEIIERLDRFRNAIADCSTVFGGQEINLTVSIGLATGIPEPSDSPASFLRLADQALYCAKQNGRNRLEVRAIKE, from the coding sequence ATGAGCGACTGGTTTGCCCCCCGTTCAAACAATTATCTCACCTGGCTGGGGCTTACCTTTCTTGCCGTCTTGGGTCTGTGCGTTTCAAATGCCACCCACGGCGCCGAAGAATCAACCCCCAGTGACACCGTTTCCATCGGCATCGTCGCCGACAACAAGCCCTATTCCTTTTTTGAAGGCCGAACCACGTCCGGGTTTTCGGCAGATGTCCTGAAAGAGATTGAGGCCAACAGCGGCATTCAATTCGAATTCCGGGCCGGCAACTGGCCCGAACTCTATGAAGCCTTTCTCGCCGGTCAGCTGGACGCCATCGATTCGATCTCATACCGGGAAGACCAGACGGACCGGATCCTGTTTACCGAGCCCTACCACATACGCCAGACCTATCTGATGCAGGATAGCGGCCGGCCGATAGGAGACATCAAATCTCTGGCTGATCTGGAAGACCTTAGGGTCGGTGTCGTGGAGGACGTCTATTACCGTGATCTGCTGGTTGGAAGCGGAATTGATGTCAGGACTTATGACTCAATTCCGAGCCTGGTCCGAGCCCTGGCGTTTGGTTGGGTGGATGTGATTGTCGGGCCGCGTCTCAGCATGAAGTATCAGGCCAATATTGCGGGCCTGTACTTTCTGAGCATTGTCGGCGCCGCGCCGCTTGGCCCCCAATCCCAGGAAGACCTGCGTATCGGCGTGAGAAAAGACAATCCCGAGCTGTTCCGGCGCATACAGCTTGGCCTCGGGGCGATCCCGGAGTCCAGGAAAGCGGAATTGCTGCAACGTTGGCGGGAGTTTGGCGGCACCAGCATCAGCGAGAGCCTGAAATTCAAGCTGAGTGACAGCGAACAGCTGTTCATCTCACAGCTGGGCCCGGTGCGGGTCGGTTTAATGGGGGACTATGCGCCCTTCAGTTTCAAGGCAGGCGGCAAGCTGCAGGGGCTGTCCGTGGATGTACTGAATCGCCTGTCAGACCTCACCGGGCTGCAGGTCATTCCTGTAAGCGGCACTTGGTCCGAGCTTTTCCCCATGCTCCAGGATGGCACTATTGATGTTCTTGGAAACATGTCCCTGACGGAAAAACGCCAGGCTTTTACACAGTTTACGGCCCCCTATTACATAATTCCCAATGTTGCATTTACCCGTGATGGTGGGCTCGACTTCAAGGGGTTGAACAGCCTCTCAGGCTACACCGTCGGTATTACCTCTGACATCTACTATCAGGACGAGGTGCTCCGGATAGTGGGGGCCAACACCAAGGTTTTTGATTCCCAGGAAGCCATGTTCCAGGCTCTCGAACATGACCGAGTGGATGTCGTACTCGCCGCTTTGCCAAATGGGAATTTCTGGGTTCAGGAGCTGCGTATTCCCGGTGTCCGGATTGCCGGGGAACTGGTGTTTGAGGATCATCCCGGAGAGGACCTTCGCTTCGGTGTCCGGGCTTCACTGGCGCCACTGGCAGATATTCTCAATCAGGCGCTGGCCGCCATAAGTCCCATGGAAATGAGGACCATCGAGGATCGATGGCTGGGCGCGTCCAAGGCTACAGAATCCCGGGGCATGGCCGAGCTCCGGCTCTCACCCGAAGAGCAGGCGTGGCTCGATCAACGCAACCGATCCGTTTCCTACTGCATTGATAACGACTGGATGCCCCTCGAAGGGCTGGATTCATCCGGCAATCATGTGGGCCTGTCAGCGGAAGCCTTTCGTCTGTTCAGTGAGAGCAGCAACATACGCTTTGAACTGGTAAAGACGGACTCCTGGCCGGAAAGTCTCGAAGCTGTCGAGGAACGGCGCTGCGATATGCTGGCGCTGGCCATGAAGACCCCGGATCGAACCCGCTTCCTGAATTTCACCACACCCTATCTGCAAGTCCCGAACATCATTCTCGGCCGCATCGAAGCACCCTTCATCGAGAACGTGGGCGACCTGCGCGACAAACGGGTGGGCCTGGTTAAGGGGTATGCGTTCGCGGAACTCCTGCAGTACCGTTACCCGGGTCTCAAACTGGTTGAAGTTGAGAATGAGACGGAAGGCATGAAGCTGTTGCAGGACAATGAACTGGCGGGTTACGTCACCACCCTTGCCACCGCCAGCTACCACATGCAGGAGCTCGGTTTAGCTGACGTCAAGGTGATCGGCCGCATCCCGGCCGACTGGTCACTGTCTGTGGCCACCCGGAGCGACCAGCCCACTTTGCTCGGGATCATGCAGAAACTGGTCGACAGCCTGACTCCCGAGGAGCGTAGCAGCCTCGAAAGCTACTGGCGCGATATCAAGATCGAGCAGTCCGTGGATTACCGGTTGGTATGGCAGCTGGTGGGTATCGCAGTTATCGGTGCCGCACTCATGTTCTACTGGAACCGCAAACTCAATCGACTCAACCGCCAATTGGCGAGCGCCAATGACGCCCTGGCCCGCCTCAGTGTAACCGACGATCTTACCCAGCTGGGCAACCGCAGCTACTTTGACCGGGAGTTCCGAAAAAGCTTCCAGTGGTGCCAGCGCAACCGTGACGGCTTTGCGGTGGCCATGGTCGATGCCGACCTGTTCAAGTCAATCAACGACACCTATGGCCATGAAGCCGGCGACCACTGCCTGAAGACCCTGGCGGATACCATGAGACGGCATTTCCGGCGGGAAACGGACCGGCTGTCACGGTTTGGCGGAGAGGAGTTTGTCATTTTCACCACCTACCAGGATCGCAAGGAAATCATCGAACGGCTGGACCGCTTCAGAAACGCCATCGCCGACTGCTCGACGGTCTTCGGCGGTCAGGAAATTAACCTGACCGTCAGCATCGGGCTTGCCACCGGCATACCGGAACCGAGTGATTCGCCGGCATCGTTTCTCCGGCTTGCCGATCAGGCACTCTATTGCGCCAAACAGAATGGCCGGAACCGTCTGGAGGTTCGGGCCATTAAAGAGTGA
- a CDS encoding triacylglycerol lipase yields the protein MSSAPMPRWQRHTSAIASGFLGDWLESRRNPLAVTLALLHRGTELDPARPDIDEPSGTLCISIHGLMELDTVWRLPDAFGGSYGASLSAGIRGGVTDLVLRYNTGRPIYRNGDDLSELLERVVASWPVPVTRIILLGHSMGGLVIRSACESGKTAGHQWLNALSDCVYIGSPHDGSWLARGARSVAGMLNDMPRDYLKVIGEVIDLRSSGIRNLSRGDILEQDTGEAPLLPGARHYVVCGLLSRSRTHPVNAWFGDALVHEASAQGREQSGWQLAGMATFPGIDHIRLAHHPDVATQLQEWLV from the coding sequence ATGTCGTCTGCTCCCATGCCCCGATGGCAGCGCCACACGTCTGCTATCGCGAGTGGCTTTCTTGGTGACTGGCTGGAGTCGCGGAGGAATCCGCTGGCGGTCACTCTGGCATTGCTGCACCGCGGCACCGAGCTGGATCCCGCCCGGCCTGATATCGACGAGCCCTCCGGTACCTTGTGCATATCCATACATGGCCTGATGGAGCTGGACACGGTCTGGCGCCTGCCGGATGCGTTCGGTGGCAGCTACGGCGCCTCGCTCTCTGCCGGCATTCGTGGTGGGGTTACCGATCTGGTTCTGCGTTACAACACCGGTCGGCCCATTTATCGCAATGGCGATGATCTGTCCGAGTTGTTGGAGCGGGTTGTTGCATCCTGGCCCGTGCCCGTAACCCGCATTATTCTGCTTGGGCACAGCATGGGTGGTCTGGTGATTCGCAGCGCTTGCGAGTCGGGTAAAACGGCGGGCCACCAGTGGCTGAATGCTCTCAGCGATTGTGTGTACATTGGCTCGCCTCACGATGGCTCGTGGTTGGCCCGGGGCGCGCGTTCGGTGGCGGGGATGCTCAATGACATGCCCCGTGATTACCTGAAGGTGATTGGCGAGGTGATTGATTTGCGCAGCTCGGGCATTCGCAACCTTTCCCGGGGCGACATTCTGGAACAGGACACTGGCGAAGCGCCGTTGCTCCCCGGAGCCCGGCATTATGTGGTCTGCGGTTTGTTGTCCCGATCCAGGACACACCCCGTGAATGCCTGGTTTGGTGATGCCCTGGTGCATGAGGCCAGTGCGCAGGGTCGGGAACAGTCGGGATGGCAGCTGGCGGGCATGGCCACGTTTCCGGGTATTGACCACATTCGCCTGGCCCATCACCCGGATGTGGCAACGCAACTGCAGGAGTGGTTGGTATGA
- a CDS encoding MaoC/PaaZ C-terminal domain-containing protein: protein MSGEHKYFEDFEIGESFVTGGRTITETDIVMHAMHSGDWQPHHTNEEFAKEQSFKTRLAHGNMTFCISTGLIFQSSSENPNIMAYGYNKIRYPAPVFPGDTIKVEVEITDKQDHPKVKTHGLMTQTETTTNQRGETVAFVEHVLFVTKRTPSA from the coding sequence ATGAGCGGTGAGCATAAATATTTCGAGGACTTTGAGATTGGCGAGTCCTTCGTGACCGGCGGTCGGACCATCACTGAAACGGACATTGTGATGCACGCCATGCACTCCGGCGATTGGCAACCCCATCACACCAATGAAGAATTCGCCAAAGAGCAATCCTTCAAGACCCGGCTCGCCCATGGAAACATGACCTTCTGCATCAGTACAGGTTTGATCTTTCAGTCCTCATCGGAAAACCCGAACATCATGGCGTATGGCTACAATAAAATCCGTTACCCTGCCCCGGTCTTTCCGGGCGACACGATCAAGGTCGAAGTGGAAATCACCGACAAGCAGGATCATCCGAAGGTCAAAACCCATGGGCTGATGACCCAAACAGAGACAACGACCAATCAACGGGGAGAAACCGTCGCTTTCGTCGAGCACGTTCTCTTT
- a CDS encoding methylglyoxal synthase, with protein MAVKSVALVAHDNKKKELVDWVAENRTRFSSLALYATGTTGRLLGEHLQRDDIQCLLSGALGGDQQIGAKIAEGEIDLLVFFWDPLEPQPHDPDIKALLRIAALWNIPVACNRATAEFILTSAYMTDDQHHPKKPDFSDYTGRNVSP; from the coding sequence ATGGCCGTAAAATCCGTCGCCCTGGTGGCACACGACAACAAGAAAAAGGAACTGGTGGACTGGGTGGCCGAGAACCGCACCCGCTTTTCCTCGCTGGCCCTGTACGCAACCGGTACAACCGGCCGCCTGCTCGGTGAGCACCTGCAGCGGGATGACATCCAGTGCCTGCTGAGCGGCGCCCTGGGCGGCGACCAGCAGATTGGCGCCAAGATCGCCGAAGGCGAAATCGACCTGCTGGTGTTCTTCTGGGACCCGCTCGAACCCCAACCCCACGACCCGGACATCAAGGCACTGTTGCGGATTGCCGCCCTCTGGAACATCCCGGTGGCCTGCAACCGTGCCACCGCCGAATTCATTCTGACCTCGGCCTACATGACCGACGACCAGCACCATCCGAAAAAGCCTGACTTCTCGGATTACACCGGCCGGAACGTGAGCCCCTGA
- the trxC gene encoding thioredoxin TrxC produces MTDVRQITCPHCLRTNRVPVARLADNPNCGACKRPLLAGDIATLNDATLTKVVAQSDLPVLVDFWASWCGPCKTMAPEFQQAARQWAGKVAFAKVNTEEAPQASGQFGIRSIPTLILFRGGKEVARKSGAMPASQLSAWLNQTMS; encoded by the coding sequence ATGACCGATGTCCGTCAGATCACATGCCCTCACTGCCTCAGAACCAACCGTGTGCCCGTTGCCCGTCTTGCGGACAACCCCAACTGCGGCGCCTGCAAACGGCCGTTGCTGGCCGGCGACATCGCCACGCTGAACGACGCCACCCTGACAAAAGTCGTGGCGCAATCCGATCTGCCGGTACTGGTGGACTTCTGGGCCAGCTGGTGTGGCCCGTGCAAAACCATGGCACCGGAATTTCAGCAAGCCGCCAGGCAATGGGCCGGAAAGGTTGCGTTTGCCAAGGTAAATACCGAGGAAGCACCGCAGGCCTCCGGTCAGTTCGGCATTCGAAGCATTCCAACCCTGATACTCTTCCGCGGCGGGAAAGAAGTGGCTCGGAAAAGCGGTGCCATGCCGGCATCCCAGCTGTCAGCCTGGCTGAACCAGACCATGAGCTAG
- a CDS encoding ATP-binding protein, which produces MSVTDTVDWRTTSAALWRRHRSGLRAIRRLDPVQWQDLTGIDRQQQALARNTERFLAGQPSNNVLLWGSRGTGKSSLIKALLNRYSDRGLRMIEVDKDDLVNLPEIVDDICDLSFRFVIFCDDLSFDVGESGYKALKSVLEGSLELPPENVRVYATSNRRHLMPEFMSDNLKSEIRDGELHPAEAVEEQVSLADRFGLQLSFYPFSQDVYLQAVDALFPEVADREALHRQAIRFATGKGVRNGRTAQQFYRQYAGENLSDPR; this is translated from the coding sequence ATGTCAGTGACCGACACCGTTGATTGGAGAACCACCTCCGCCGCCCTCTGGCGTCGCCACCGTTCCGGTTTGCGGGCCATTCGCCGGCTTGATCCGGTGCAGTGGCAGGACCTGACAGGCATTGACCGGCAGCAACAGGCGCTGGCCCGGAACACCGAGCGCTTTCTGGCGGGGCAACCCTCCAACAATGTGCTGCTCTGGGGCTCGAGGGGAACGGGGAAATCGTCCCTGATCAAGGCCTTGCTGAACCGCTACAGCGATCGTGGGCTACGGATGATTGAAGTGGACAAGGACGATCTGGTGAATCTGCCGGAGATCGTCGACGACATCTGTGACCTCAGCTTCCGCTTTGTGATCTTCTGCGATGACCTGTCGTTCGATGTGGGGGAGTCCGGTTACAAGGCGTTGAAAAGCGTGCTGGAAGGCTCACTGGAACTGCCGCCGGAGAATGTCCGGGTGTACGCGACCTCCAACCGCCGGCACCTGATGCCGGAATTCATGTCCGACAACCTCAAGAGTGAGATCCGGGACGGGGAGCTGCATCCGGCCGAGGCCGTCGAGGAGCAGGTCTCCCTGGCCGACCGCTTCGGCCTCCAGCTGTCGTTCTACCCGTTCTCGCAGGATGTCTATCTGCAGGCGGTGGACGCCCTGTTCCCGGAGGTGGCCGACCGGGAAGCCCTGCACCGGCAGGCGATCCGGTTTGCTACCGGCAAAGGTGTGCGCAATGGCCGGACGGCGCAGCAGTTCTATCGACAGTACGCCGGAGAAAATCTCTCGGATCCGCGCTAG
- a CDS encoding CaiB/BaiF CoA-transferase family protein, whose amino-acid sequence MSNILEGIKVIEVASMAAAPNATVILADLGAEVIKIEPLGGDPWRYGHLTPGLPPSKIPWTTYIQNRTKKSIAMNLKKPEAQEALYKLAATADVFLTNSPHPVQVALKHTYEDIKAVKPDIVYASINGFGKAGPDKDAPGFDMTAWYARTGIMEEMRAKDGDPVALPVGIGDLGTSATLAGAVLAGLYHREHTGKGSEVFTSLMHNGLWANACMTQAALVGTPPMPKFHMDEWPNPVAGGRFRTKDGRYIIIVELNPNNIENLRDAFGADHLKGDERFATPQLRLKNAKALFDEMQKIVVTHDLEVVRKRLSDFGVNYSVAQTTAENTRDEHMIANGCFPEVEGSEGVRTVDSPIHIFSDGYERVKPQNPPGVGEHTMSELTALGYSEEDVNALAAAGAIGLPR is encoded by the coding sequence ATGAGCAACATTCTAGAAGGTATAAAAGTTATCGAAGTGGCCTCTATGGCTGCTGCACCCAATGCGACGGTAATCCTCGCCGATCTAGGCGCGGAGGTTATCAAGATAGAGCCTCTCGGTGGTGATCCTTGGCGCTATGGACACTTAACACCTGGACTACCGCCGAGCAAGATCCCATGGACGACCTACATCCAGAATCGGACCAAAAAGTCGATCGCCATGAACCTCAAGAAGCCGGAGGCTCAGGAAGCACTGTACAAATTGGCGGCGACGGCCGACGTCTTTCTGACGAACTCGCCTCATCCGGTTCAGGTCGCTCTCAAACACACATATGAAGACATCAAGGCAGTCAAGCCAGACATCGTCTATGCCTCGATCAATGGCTTCGGCAAAGCCGGACCCGATAAGGACGCGCCGGGTTTCGACATGACCGCATGGTACGCCCGAACCGGCATCATGGAGGAAATGCGGGCCAAGGACGGTGACCCGGTCGCTTTGCCCGTCGGAATCGGTGACCTGGGCACGTCGGCAACGCTCGCCGGTGCTGTCCTGGCAGGGCTTTACCACCGAGAACACACTGGCAAGGGCTCCGAGGTTTTTACCTCGCTAATGCACAACGGCCTGTGGGCAAACGCCTGCATGACACAGGCGGCACTCGTCGGCACGCCGCCGATGCCCAAGTTCCATATGGATGAGTGGCCGAACCCGGTCGCCGGTGGCCGGTTCAGAACCAAAGACGGTCGCTACATCATCATCGTTGAACTTAATCCGAACAACATCGAAAACCTTCGAGATGCCTTCGGCGCCGATCACCTGAAGGGGGATGAGCGCTTCGCGACACCGCAGTTGCGCCTCAAAAATGCCAAGGCGCTGTTCGACGAAATGCAGAAGATCGTCGTAACCCATGACCTGGAGGTGGTCAGAAAGCGCCTGAGCGATTTCGGCGTGAACTACAGCGTGGCGCAAACCACCGCGGAAAACACGCGCGACGAACACATGATTGCAAACGGCTGTTTCCCGGAGGTCGAGGGCTCGGAAGGGGTTCGTACCGTCGACAGTCCGATACATATCTTTAGTGATGGGTATGAAAGGGTTAAACCGCAAAACCCGCCGGGTGTCGGTGAGCATACGATGTCTGAATTGACGGCGCTGGGATATAGCGAAGAAGACGTCAACGCACTGGCGGCAGCAGGGGCAATAGGCTTGCCTCGTTAG
- a CDS encoding glycerophosphodiester phosphodiesterase family protein encodes MSLRTLLGIALCSLPLALAHAAANAQGAQYWMPPGQVDWHSVLKHGANGHDTIEIGPRPFWLVEDMDEGPLKERLQACGTKHLKRTGFSIGHRGAPLQFPEHTLESYVAAAKMGAGIVECDVAFTKDRELVCRHAQNDLHTTTDIVTIPELNAKCTQPFVPADPATGTPAQAECRTSDITLAEFKSLKGKMDASNPMATTPEEYVGGTADWRTDLYTARGTLMTHRESIELFQALGVKFTPELKSPVVEMPYEGEYSQQDYARQMINDYREAGVSPDDVWPQSFNLEDVLFWVNETPRYGEQAVFLDQAAPNRENTSLAYMESLKAQGVNILAPALWKMLALNGHEEIVPSEYAENARRAGLDLIAWTVERSGPLANGGGWYYQSVTDAINNDGDVLKVIDVLARDVGVIGIFSDWPATTTFYANCMGLADESSRH; translated from the coding sequence ATGAGTTTACGCACATTGTTGGGCATCGCACTTTGCTCACTTCCCCTGGCTTTAGCGCACGCAGCGGCAAATGCCCAGGGTGCCCAGTACTGGATGCCGCCGGGGCAGGTTGACTGGCACAGTGTGTTGAAGCACGGTGCCAACGGCCATGACACCATTGAGATCGGGCCGCGTCCATTCTGGCTGGTTGAAGACATGGATGAAGGCCCGCTGAAAGAACGCCTGCAGGCCTGCGGCACCAAGCACCTGAAGCGAACCGGTTTCTCGATCGGCCACCGGGGCGCGCCGCTGCAGTTTCCCGAGCACACCCTCGAATCCTATGTAGCCGCAGCCAAAATGGGTGCCGGCATTGTTGAGTGTGATGTCGCCTTCACCAAGGACCGGGAGCTGGTGTGCCGCCATGCCCAGAATGACCTGCACACCACCACCGACATCGTTACCATTCCTGAACTGAATGCCAAGTGCACACAGCCCTTCGTGCCCGCAGACCCGGCAACCGGCACCCCGGCCCAGGCGGAGTGCCGGACCAGCGACATCACCCTCGCCGAGTTCAAATCCCTGAAGGGCAAGATGGATGCCTCCAACCCCATGGCAACCACGCCGGAAGAATACGTGGGCGGCACCGCAGACTGGCGGACGGATCTTTACACCGCTCGAGGCACCCTGATGACCCATCGCGAGAGCATCGAGCTGTTCCAGGCCCTCGGCGTGAAATTCACCCCGGAGCTGAAATCACCCGTGGTCGAGATGCCTTATGAAGGCGAGTACAGCCAGCAGGACTATGCCCGCCAGATGATCAATGACTACCGCGAGGCCGGGGTGTCGCCCGATGATGTCTGGCCGCAATCCTTCAACCTGGAGGACGTGCTGTTCTGGGTGAACGAAACCCCGCGCTACGGCGAGCAGGCAGTCTTTCTGGACCAGGCCGCACCCAACAGAGAGAATACATCCCTCGCCTATATGGAAAGCCTGAAAGCCCAGGGTGTGAACATTCTGGCACCTGCGCTCTGGAAGATGCTGGCCCTGAACGGTCATGAGGAAATCGTGCCATCCGAATACGCCGAGAACGCCCGTAGGGCCGGTCTGGACCTGATTGCCTGGACGGTCGAGCGCAGTGGTCCCTTGGCTAACGGCGGTGGCTGGTACTACCAAAGCGTCACGGACGCCATCAACAACGATGGTGACGTGCTCAAAGTGATTGACGTGCTGGCGCGGGACGTGGGGGTGATTGGCATCTTTTCTGACTGGCCTGCCACCACAACGTTCTACGCGAACTGCATGGGGCTGGCGGACGAGTCTTCTCGTCACTGA
- a CDS encoding DUF4124 domain-containing protein produces the protein MFSALFSTFSFAGVYQWVDAEGRTHFGDRPPSEVTSKQVQIEAAPAQPDATTRERQEKIESFLDQKQQERSKQQAVRAEAEQRAAKQAEVCQKLRARLKYMKSVSGFYSLNDQGERVFVNDAENSQIRERFREKVQQTCSR, from the coding sequence GTGTTTTCGGCTCTTTTCTCTACGTTTTCGTTTGCGGGTGTCTACCAATGGGTAGACGCCGAAGGCCGCACCCATTTCGGCGATCGCCCCCCTTCCGAAGTCACTTCCAAACAGGTCCAGATAGAGGCGGCGCCAGCTCAGCCTGATGCCACCACCCGTGAGCGGCAGGAGAAAATTGAGAGTTTTCTCGATCAGAAGCAGCAGGAGCGGAGTAAGCAGCAAGCGGTGCGTGCCGAGGCGGAACAGCGGGCTGCGAAGCAGGCCGAGGTGTGTCAGAAGCTTCGTGCCCGCCTCAAATACATGAAGAGTGTCTCCGGGTTCTACAGTCTGAACGACCAGGGCGAGCGGGTGTTCGTCAATGATGCCGAGAATAGCCAGATTCGGGAGCGTTTCCGGGAGAAGGTGCAGCAAACCTGCAGCCGCTGA